A stretch of Gallus gallus isolate bGalGal1 chromosome 2, bGalGal1.mat.broiler.GRCg7b, whole genome shotgun sequence DNA encodes these proteins:
- the CDH2 gene encoding cadherin-2 isoform X1, with translation MRFQSCDENRKIYFGSSEPEDFRVGEDGVVYAERSFQLSAEPTEFVVSARDKETQEEWQMKVKLTPEPAFTGASEKDQKKIEDIIFPWQQYKDSSHLKRQKRDWVIPPINLPENSRGPFPQELVRIRSDRDKSLSLRYSVTGPGADQPPTGIFIINPISGQLSVTKPLDREQIASFHLRAHAVDVNGNQVENPIDIVINVIDMNDNRPEFLHQVWNGTVPEGSKPGTYVMTVTAIDADDPNAQNGMLRYRILSQAPSSPSPNMFTINNETGDIITVAAGLDREKVQQYTLIIQATDMEGNPTYGLSNTATAVITVTDVNDNPPEFTAMTFYGEVPENRVDVIVANLTVTDKDQPHTPAWNARYQMTGGDPTGQFTILTDPNSNDGLVTVVKPIDFETNRMFVLTVAAENQVPLAKGIQHPPQSTATVSITVIDVNESPYFVPNPKLVRQEEGLLAGSMLTTFTARDPDRYMQQTSLRYSKLSDPANWLKIDPVNGQITTTAVLDRESIYVQNNMYNATFLASDNGIPPMSGTGTLQIYLLDINDNAPQVNPKEATTCETLQPNAINITAVDPDIDPNAGPFAFELPDSPPSIKRNWTIVRISGDHAQLSLRIRFLEAGIYDVPIVITDSGNPHASSTSVLKVKVCQCDINGDCTDVDRIVGAGLGTGAIIAILLCIIILLILVLMFVVWMKRRDKERQAKQLLIDPEDDVRDNILKYDEEGGGEEDQDYDLSQLQQPDTVEPDAIKPVGIRRLDERPIHAEPQYPVRSAAPHPGDIGDFINEGLKAADNDPTAPPYDSLLVFDYEGSGSTAGSLSSLNSSSSGGEQDYDYLNDWGPRFKKLADMYGGGDD, from the exons TGAGGTTTCAAAGCTGcgatgaaaacagaaaaatatactttGGAAGCAGTGAGCCAGAAGATTTTAGAGTAGGTGAAGATGGTGTGGTATATGCAGAGAGAAGCTTTCAACTTTCAGCAGAGCCCACGGAGTTTGTAGTGTCTGCTCGAGACAAGGAAACTCAGGAAGAATGGCAAATGAAGGTGAAGCTAACCCCTGAACCAGCATTCACAGGGGCCTCAGAAAAG GAccaaaagaaaattgaagacATCATATTTCCATGGCAACAATATAAGGACAGCAGCCATCTgaagagacagaagagagaCTGGGTTATCCCTCCAATCAACCTACCAGAAAATTCCAGAGGACCTTTTCCTCAAGAATTAGTTAGG ATTCGGTCTGATCGTGATAAAAGCCTTTCGCTACGGTACAGTGTGActggcccaggagctgaccAACCTCCAACAGGAATCTTCATCATCAACCCCATCTCAGGACAGCTGTCTGTGACAAAGCCTTTAGATCGGGAGCAGATTGCTTCTTTTCAT CTGAGAGCACATGCAGTGGATGTAAATGGAAACCAGGTGGAAAATCCTATTGATATTGTGATTAACGTCATTGATATGAATGATAACAGACCTGAATTCTTGCATCAGGTTTGGAATGGGACAGTTCCTGAAGGATCAAAGCCAG GAACCTATGTAATGACTGTTACTGCCATCGATGCTGATGATCCCAATGCACAGAATGGGATGCTGAGATACAGAATCTTGTCACAGGCACCAAGCAGTCCCTCTCCCAACATGTTTACAATCAACAATGAGACTGGTGACATTATTACCGTAGCAGCTGGGCTCGACAGAGAG AAAGTACAACAGTATACATTAATAATTCAAGCTACGGACATGGAAGGAAACCCAACATATGGTCTTTCAAACACAGCAACTGCTGTCATCACTGTGACAGATGTCAATGACAATCCTCCAGAGTTCACTGCTATGACT TTCTACGGTGAAGTACCAGAAAACAGAGTGGATGTCATAGTGGCTAACCTAACAGTAACAGATAAAGATCAGCCACACACGCCTGCGTGGAATGCGAGGTACCAAATGACAGGGGGAGACCCGACAGGCCAGTTTACTATCCTGACCGATCCAAATAGCAATGATGGGTTGGTAACTGTTGTCAAG CCCATTGACTTTGAGACCAACAGGATGTTTGTACTTACTGTAGCTGCAGAAAATCAAGTGCCTTTGGCTAAGGGGATTCAGCATCCTCCTCAGTCAACAGCAACCGTGTCCATTACAGTCATTGATGTGAATGAGAGTCCATATTTTGTTCCAAACCCCAAGCTTGTACGTCAAGAAGAAGGGCTACTTGCTGGTAGCATGTTGACAACTTTCACTGCTCGGGACCCAGATCGTTACATGCAGCAAACCTCTCTAAG GTACTCAAAACTTTCGGACCCTGCAAACTGGCTAAAAATTGACCCTGTTAATGGACAAATAACAACCACAGCTGTTTTGGACAGAGAATCGATATATGTGCAAAACAATATGTATAATGCAACTTTTCTTGCCTCTGATAATG GAATTCCTCCAATGAGTGGAACTGGTACACTTCAGATATACTTGCTGGACATCAATGATAATGCTCCCCAAGTGAACCCAAAAGAAGCCACCACCTGTGAAACACTGCAGCCTAATGCTATTAACATCACTGCTGTAGACCCTGACATTGATCCAAATGCAGGCCCATTTGCCTTTGAGCTGCCTGATTCACCTCCTAGTATTAAGAGGAATTGGACCATTGTTCGAATTAGTG GTGATCATGCCCAGCTCTCTTTAAGGATCAGGTTCCTGGAGGCTGGTATCTATGATGTGCCCATAGTAATTACAGATTCTGGAAATCCACATGCATCTAGCACTTCTGTGCTAAAAGTGAAAGTTTGCCAATGTGACATAAATGGGGACTGTACTGATGTTGACCGGATTGTTGGCGCAGGACTGGGCACTGGTGCCATCATTGCAATTCTGCTTTGTATCATCATCTTACTCA TTTTAGTTTTGATGTTCGTAGTATGGATGAAGCGCCGTGATAAGGAGCGTCAGGCCAAGCAGCTCTTAATTGATCCAGAAGATGATGTGAGGGACAACATTCTGAAATATGATGAAGAAGGTGGTGGAGAAGAAGATCAG GATTATGACTtgagccagctccagcagcctgaCACTGTAGAACCAGACGCCATCAAACCTGTTGGAATCAGACGTCTTGATGAAAGGCCAATCCATGCAGAACCTCAGTATCCAGTCAGatcagctgctcctcatcctggggacattggggactTCATTAATgag GGACTTAAAGCAGCCGACAACGACCCTACAGCCCCACCATACGATTCCCTCTTAGTCTTTGACTATGAAGGAAGCGGCTCCACTGCTGGATCCTTGAGCTCTCTTAATTCCTCAAGTAGCGGTGGTGAGCAAGACTATGACTACCTAAATGACTGGGGCCCACGTTTCAAGAAACTTGCTGACATGTACGGTGGAGGTGATGACTGA
- the CDH2 gene encoding cadherin-2 precursor, whose translation MCRIAGTPPRILPPLALMLLAALQQAPIKATCEDMLCKMGFPEDVHSAVVSRSVHGGQPLLNVRFQSCDENRKIYFGSSEPEDFRVGEDGVVYAERSFQLSAEPTEFVVSARDKETQEEWQMKVKLTPEPAFTGASEKDQKKIEDIIFPWQQYKDSSHLKRQKRDWVIPPINLPENSRGPFPQELVRIRSDRDKSLSLRYSVTGPGADQPPTGIFIINPISGQLSVTKPLDREQIASFHLRAHAVDVNGNQVENPIDIVINVIDMNDNRPEFLHQVWNGTVPEGSKPGTYVMTVTAIDADDPNAQNGMLRYRILSQAPSSPSPNMFTINNETGDIITVAAGLDREKVQQYTLIIQATDMEGNPTYGLSNTATAVITVTDVNDNPPEFTAMTFYGEVPENRVDVIVANLTVTDKDQPHTPAWNARYQMTGGDPTGQFTILTDPNSNDGLVTVVKPIDFETNRMFVLTVAAENQVPLAKGIQHPPQSTATVSITVIDVNESPYFVPNPKLVRQEEGLLAGSMLTTFTARDPDRYMQQTSLRYSKLSDPANWLKIDPVNGQITTTAVLDRESIYVQNNMYNATFLASDNGIPPMSGTGTLQIYLLDINDNAPQVNPKEATTCETLQPNAINITAVDPDIDPNAGPFAFELPDSPPSIKRNWTIVRISGDHAQLSLRIRFLEAGIYDVPIVITDSGNPHASSTSVLKVKVCQCDINGDCTDVDRIVGAGLGTGAIIAILLCIIILLILVLMFVVWMKRRDKERQAKQLLIDPEDDVRDNILKYDEEGGGEEDQDYDLSQLQQPDTVEPDAIKPVGIRRLDERPIHAEPQYPVRSAAPHPGDIGDFINEGLKAADNDPTAPPYDSLLVFDYEGSGSTAGSLSSLNSSSSGGEQDYDYLNDWGPRFKKLADMYGGGDD comes from the exons TGAGGTTTCAAAGCTGcgatgaaaacagaaaaatatactttGGAAGCAGTGAGCCAGAAGATTTTAGAGTAGGTGAAGATGGTGTGGTATATGCAGAGAGAAGCTTTCAACTTTCAGCAGAGCCCACGGAGTTTGTAGTGTCTGCTCGAGACAAGGAAACTCAGGAAGAATGGCAAATGAAGGTGAAGCTAACCCCTGAACCAGCATTCACAGGGGCCTCAGAAAAG GAccaaaagaaaattgaagacATCATATTTCCATGGCAACAATATAAGGACAGCAGCCATCTgaagagacagaagagagaCTGGGTTATCCCTCCAATCAACCTACCAGAAAATTCCAGAGGACCTTTTCCTCAAGAATTAGTTAGG ATTCGGTCTGATCGTGATAAAAGCCTTTCGCTACGGTACAGTGTGActggcccaggagctgaccAACCTCCAACAGGAATCTTCATCATCAACCCCATCTCAGGACAGCTGTCTGTGACAAAGCCTTTAGATCGGGAGCAGATTGCTTCTTTTCAT CTGAGAGCACATGCAGTGGATGTAAATGGAAACCAGGTGGAAAATCCTATTGATATTGTGATTAACGTCATTGATATGAATGATAACAGACCTGAATTCTTGCATCAGGTTTGGAATGGGACAGTTCCTGAAGGATCAAAGCCAG GAACCTATGTAATGACTGTTACTGCCATCGATGCTGATGATCCCAATGCACAGAATGGGATGCTGAGATACAGAATCTTGTCACAGGCACCAAGCAGTCCCTCTCCCAACATGTTTACAATCAACAATGAGACTGGTGACATTATTACCGTAGCAGCTGGGCTCGACAGAGAG AAAGTACAACAGTATACATTAATAATTCAAGCTACGGACATGGAAGGAAACCCAACATATGGTCTTTCAAACACAGCAACTGCTGTCATCACTGTGACAGATGTCAATGACAATCCTCCAGAGTTCACTGCTATGACT TTCTACGGTGAAGTACCAGAAAACAGAGTGGATGTCATAGTGGCTAACCTAACAGTAACAGATAAAGATCAGCCACACACGCCTGCGTGGAATGCGAGGTACCAAATGACAGGGGGAGACCCGACAGGCCAGTTTACTATCCTGACCGATCCAAATAGCAATGATGGGTTGGTAACTGTTGTCAAG CCCATTGACTTTGAGACCAACAGGATGTTTGTACTTACTGTAGCTGCAGAAAATCAAGTGCCTTTGGCTAAGGGGATTCAGCATCCTCCTCAGTCAACAGCAACCGTGTCCATTACAGTCATTGATGTGAATGAGAGTCCATATTTTGTTCCAAACCCCAAGCTTGTACGTCAAGAAGAAGGGCTACTTGCTGGTAGCATGTTGACAACTTTCACTGCTCGGGACCCAGATCGTTACATGCAGCAAACCTCTCTAAG GTACTCAAAACTTTCGGACCCTGCAAACTGGCTAAAAATTGACCCTGTTAATGGACAAATAACAACCACAGCTGTTTTGGACAGAGAATCGATATATGTGCAAAACAATATGTATAATGCAACTTTTCTTGCCTCTGATAATG GAATTCCTCCAATGAGTGGAACTGGTACACTTCAGATATACTTGCTGGACATCAATGATAATGCTCCCCAAGTGAACCCAAAAGAAGCCACCACCTGTGAAACACTGCAGCCTAATGCTATTAACATCACTGCTGTAGACCCTGACATTGATCCAAATGCAGGCCCATTTGCCTTTGAGCTGCCTGATTCACCTCCTAGTATTAAGAGGAATTGGACCATTGTTCGAATTAGTG GTGATCATGCCCAGCTCTCTTTAAGGATCAGGTTCCTGGAGGCTGGTATCTATGATGTGCCCATAGTAATTACAGATTCTGGAAATCCACATGCATCTAGCACTTCTGTGCTAAAAGTGAAAGTTTGCCAATGTGACATAAATGGGGACTGTACTGATGTTGACCGGATTGTTGGCGCAGGACTGGGCACTGGTGCCATCATTGCAATTCTGCTTTGTATCATCATCTTACTCA TTTTAGTTTTGATGTTCGTAGTATGGATGAAGCGCCGTGATAAGGAGCGTCAGGCCAAGCAGCTCTTAATTGATCCAGAAGATGATGTGAGGGACAACATTCTGAAATATGATGAAGAAGGTGGTGGAGAAGAAGATCAG GATTATGACTtgagccagctccagcagcctgaCACTGTAGAACCAGACGCCATCAAACCTGTTGGAATCAGACGTCTTGATGAAAGGCCAATCCATGCAGAACCTCAGTATCCAGTCAGatcagctgctcctcatcctggggacattggggactTCATTAATgag GGACTTAAAGCAGCCGACAACGACCCTACAGCCCCACCATACGATTCCCTCTTAGTCTTTGACTATGAAGGAAGCGGCTCCACTGCTGGATCCTTGAGCTCTCTTAATTCCTCAAGTAGCGGTGGTGAGCAAGACTATGACTACCTAAATGACTGGGGCCCACGTTTCAAGAAACTTGCTGACATGTACGGTGGAGGTGATGACTGA